In the genome of Hippoglossus hippoglossus isolate fHipHip1 chromosome 4, fHipHip1.pri, whole genome shotgun sequence, one region contains:
- the LOC117760626 gene encoding uncharacterized protein PB18E9.04c-like → MLLHIHLKPFLLNMPAAMHLTVLLVLFAVTVDVDSTTSPTEFLVPPLTKSPAALTSSTVGKTPNVVSSPTNKPSQQVPTNTSSSSSSSTSTQTPSTAEETTIRSPTERPITNQMSTEIPITNQTSTEIPVANQMSTEIPVANQTSTGIPITNQTSTGIPVTNQTVTNGSTIPPTSGSPYVTANTTVNTTSSALSHEKEDGFASNPGLVAIICIFCIVLVLALVVAAVKCSSRSRNNFERLEDVPMGKVNEGSPFAHYSK, encoded by the exons ATGCTGTTGCACATCCACCTcaag CCCTTTCTTCTCAACATGCCTGCAGCGATGCACCTCACTGTACTGCTGGTCCTGTTTGCCGTGACCGTCGATGTAG ACTCAACCACTTCCCCTACAGAATTTCTGGTACCACCGTTAACCAAAAGTCCTGCAGCCCTCACAAGTTCGACTGTGGGAAAAACACCAAATGTCGTTTCATCACCCACCAACAAACCATCACAGCAGGTCCCCACAAACacgtcatcgtcatcgtcatcctCAACTTCGACACAAACACCCAGTACGGCTGAGGAAACCACCATCAGAAGTCCTACTGAGAGGCCAATAACCAACCAGATGTCCACCGAGATACCAATAACCAACCAGACGTCCACCGAGATACCAGTAGCCAACCAGATGTCCACCGAGATACCAGTAGCCAACCAGACGTCCACAGGGATACCAATAACCAACCAGACGTCCACCGGGATACCAGTAACAAACCAGACAGTTACCAATGGGTCGACAATCCCACCAACATCAGGATCACCATACGTCACTGCAAACACCACTGTTAACACAACCAGCTCAG ctCTTTCACACGAGAAGGAAGATGGCTTTGCATCAAACCCCGGCCTCGTCGCCATCATCTGCATCTTCTGTATCGTCCTGGTCCTCGCGCTGGTGGTTGCCGCCGTGAAATGCTCCTCGCGATCAAGAAACAATTTTGAGAGGCTTGAAGATGTGCCCATG GGCAAAGTCAACGAAGGGTCTCCGTTTGCCCACTACTCAAAATGA